A genomic region of Mycolicibacterium poriferae contains the following coding sequences:
- a CDS encoding gluconokinase, with protein MSSPIVVMGVSGSGKSTVGAALAQRLRVPFADADDFHPPANVAKMSSGEPLDDDDRYPWLEAIGEWLAAHPGGGVMSCSALKRKYRDQLREHCGEIEFVHLYGSTEVIGKRQASRPGHFMPPSLLASQFKTLEPLEPDERGVTIDVDQNIDGIVDSYVDGTDQAAP; from the coding sequence ATGTCATCACCAATCGTCGTCATGGGCGTGTCGGGTTCGGGGAAGTCGACAGTCGGTGCCGCGCTGGCGCAACGGCTGCGCGTCCCCTTCGCCGACGCCGACGACTTCCATCCGCCGGCCAATGTCGCGAAGATGAGCTCCGGCGAACCGCTCGATGACGACGACCGCTACCCCTGGCTGGAGGCGATCGGGGAGTGGTTGGCCGCGCACCCCGGCGGCGGCGTGATGAGCTGTTCAGCGCTCAAACGCAAGTACCGCGACCAACTTCGCGAGCATTGCGGTGAAATCGAATTCGTCCACCTGTACGGCTCCACCGAGGTGATCGGCAAGCGTCAGGCCAGCCGGCCTGGCCATTTCATGCCGCCGTCACTGTTGGCCTCGCAGTTCAAGACCCTCGAGCCGTTGGAACCCGACGAGCGCGGCGTGACGATCGACGTCGACCAGAACATCGACGGAATCGTCGACAGCTACGTCGACGGCACCGATCAGGCCGCGCCATGA
- a CDS encoding GntP family permease gives MEAIEPAYGATTLLLIAAGAVALLLFLIIRVKLHAFVALVLVSLLTALAAGIPVADVPEALSYGFSSTLGSVALLVGFGVMIGRLLEITGGAQVLADTLIGRFGEKRAPLAIGVAALLFGFPIFFDAGLVVFLPIIITVARRFGGSLILYAFPTAGAFAAMHALVPPHPGPVAAAEVMGGNIGLALLVGVPVAVLSWFVGSFLVSQFIGRRVWVDVPTALFGEMNGGRDDDNGKGRGADNGGQGRDADNGGAAGAAGSGGGTATATRTAPAFGTVMGILLLPFVLISFNTVLDTLMAAGVLEEDATWARYLMLLGNTSVALLITVIVATLVLGLRNHSMADVSGIFDKALAPICVIILITGAGGMFGGVLRLSGIGDALSDSLSDLGMSLILQAFLISTILRVAQGSATVALTTTSGLIAASVADAGLSDFQISLLVIAIAAGATVLSHVNDSGFWLVSRFFEMDVKTTLKTWTVMETTLGLSAFVLALAMWTVA, from the coding sequence GTGGAAGCAATCGAGCCGGCTTACGGAGCAACCACCCTGCTCCTGATAGCCGCTGGGGCAGTGGCGCTTCTGCTGTTCCTCATCATCAGGGTGAAGCTGCACGCGTTCGTCGCCCTCGTGCTGGTCAGCCTGCTCACGGCGCTGGCGGCCGGAATTCCCGTCGCCGATGTTCCCGAGGCGCTGTCCTACGGATTCTCCAGTACTCTGGGGTCGGTGGCCCTCCTCGTGGGCTTCGGCGTCATGATCGGCCGACTCCTCGAAATCACCGGCGGGGCACAAGTTCTGGCGGACACCCTGATCGGGCGGTTCGGCGAGAAGCGCGCGCCGCTGGCCATCGGGGTGGCCGCACTGTTGTTCGGTTTCCCGATCTTCTTCGACGCCGGGCTCGTGGTGTTCCTGCCGATCATCATCACCGTCGCACGGCGATTCGGTGGTTCCCTGATCTTGTACGCGTTTCCCACCGCCGGCGCCTTCGCCGCGATGCACGCGCTGGTGCCGCCGCACCCCGGACCCGTCGCCGCCGCCGAGGTGATGGGCGGAAACATCGGTCTGGCGTTGCTGGTCGGTGTGCCCGTCGCGGTGTTGTCCTGGTTCGTCGGCTCCTTCCTGGTCTCCCAGTTCATCGGCCGCCGAGTGTGGGTCGACGTTCCGACCGCGCTGTTCGGCGAGATGAACGGCGGCCGCGACGACGACAACGGCAAGGGCCGGGGCGCAGACAACGGCGGCCAGGGCCGGGACGCGGACAACGGCGGCGCTGCCGGTGCCGCAGGCTCCGGCGGGGGCACGGCCACCGCCACCCGCACGGCCCCCGCGTTCGGCACGGTCATGGGCATCCTGCTCCTGCCGTTCGTGCTGATCTCCTTCAACACCGTTCTCGACACCCTCATGGCGGCCGGCGTCCTCGAGGAAGACGCCACCTGGGCGCGGTATCTGATGCTGCTGGGCAACACCAGCGTGGCGCTGCTGATCACCGTCATCGTGGCCACGCTGGTGCTCGGGCTGCGTAACCATTCGATGGCCGACGTGAGCGGCATCTTCGACAAGGCGTTGGCACCCATCTGTGTGATCATCCTGATCACGGGAGCCGGCGGCATGTTCGGTGGCGTGTTGCGGTTGAGCGGGATCGGTGACGCGCTCAGCGATTCGCTGTCCGACCTCGGTATGTCGCTCATACTGCAGGCGTTCCTGATCTCCACGATCCTGCGCGTGGCGCAGGGCTCGGCGACGGTCGCGTTGACCACGACGTCGGGACTGATCGCGGCGTCGGTGGCCGACGCAGGGTTGAGCGACTTCCAGATCTCGCTGCTGGTGATCGCCATCGCCGCCGGTGCCACCGTGCTCTCGCACGTCAACGACTCGGGATTCTGGCTGGTGAGCCGGTTCTTCGAGATGGATGTCAAGACCACCCTGAAGACGTGGACGGTCATGGAGACGACCTTGGGCCTGTCGGCGTTCGTCCTTGCGCTGGCCATGTGGACGGTGGCTTGA
- a CDS encoding RNA-binding S4 domain-containing protein gives MESTRVDRWLWAVRLTKTRPDAAAACRGGHVRINDKPAKPSTAVSPGDTVRALVGERTRIVEVVRVIQKRVGAADAVTCYLDRTPPPPPVSAPPIGVRERGAGRPTKRDRRALDKWRGRR, from the coding sequence ATGGAGTCGACCCGGGTGGACCGCTGGCTGTGGGCGGTCCGGCTGACCAAGACCCGCCCCGACGCCGCCGCCGCGTGCCGGGGCGGCCATGTGCGCATCAACGACAAGCCGGCCAAGCCCTCGACGGCCGTCTCACCCGGCGATACGGTGCGTGCGCTGGTCGGCGAGCGCACCCGCATCGTCGAAGTGGTGCGGGTGATCCAGAAGCGGGTGGGCGCCGCCGACGCCGTGACGTGCTACCTCGACCGGACTCCCCCGCCGCCTCCCGTCAGCGCGCCGCCGATCGGGGTGCGTGAGCGTGGGGCGGGCCGCCCGACCAAACGCGACCGCCGCGCGCTGGACAAGTGGCGCGGCCGGCGCTGA
- a CDS encoding serine/threonine-protein kinase, protein MPYEDGDVFAGYTIQRLLGAGGMGEVYLARHPRLPRLDALKILSLDATDDESFRARFVREADLAATLWHPHIVGVHDRGEYDGRLWISMDYVDGTDARELLTGQYPAGMPYDDVIEIVGAVAEALDFAHERRLLHRDVKPANILVTDPSEGARRRILLTDFGIGREADDVDGLTDVDIALGTVSYAAPEQLVSNVIDGRADQYALAATAYHLLTGVPLFDHSNRVVVVGNHLKTPPPPLSARRPDLAHLDAVMAKALDKDPRNRFPTCEAFAQALAGHATSDSPAPAPSASPSRPAPGPQDPLMSTSAFDVAADLERNPANHTMRLTATTVQGTAADVRKQPARPPHDEEVWTFTVHQHGQTNQLGARVPVELRGTSIVGRLADGDVVEVQGMWDGSTLLGESVLNHSAPSGRRRAPGPFAVRSNKPEPTPSPTRRRGRAVVAAVAVVAVAALVLTAVLTHGFGLWSPQRGPGPVVQPTQATVFSPGGAPDHPDEADLVIDGNPDTAWHSDTYVDPEPFPVFKQGIGLMLQLPEPTAIGAVTLDVASTGTEVQIRAADSTDPASLSDTTELTSDVPLQSGENRIPVDSDTRTEHLLVWISKLGTIDGQSRTEISDITVQAAG, encoded by the coding sequence ATGCCGTATGAGGACGGCGATGTTTTCGCTGGTTACACCATTCAGCGGCTGCTCGGGGCCGGTGGCATGGGCGAGGTCTACCTGGCCCGGCATCCGCGGCTCCCGCGACTCGACGCGTTGAAGATCTTGTCGCTGGACGCCACGGACGACGAGAGCTTCCGCGCCCGCTTCGTGCGTGAGGCCGACCTGGCCGCGACCCTGTGGCATCCGCACATCGTCGGCGTGCACGACCGCGGTGAGTACGACGGCCGGTTGTGGATCTCGATGGACTACGTGGACGGCACTGACGCCCGCGAGCTGCTCACCGGCCAGTACCCGGCGGGCATGCCCTACGACGACGTCATCGAGATCGTCGGGGCCGTCGCTGAAGCCCTCGACTTCGCGCACGAACGTCGATTGCTGCACCGCGACGTCAAACCCGCCAACATCCTGGTGACCGACCCCTCGGAGGGCGCGCGTCGCCGGATCCTGCTCACCGATTTCGGCATCGGGCGCGAAGCCGACGACGTCGACGGCCTCACCGACGTCGACATCGCGTTGGGCACTGTGTCCTATGCCGCGCCCGAACAGCTGGTCAGCAACGTCATCGACGGCCGCGCCGACCAGTATGCGCTCGCCGCGACCGCCTATCATCTGCTCACTGGCGTGCCGCTGTTCGACCATTCCAACCGGGTGGTCGTGGTGGGCAATCACCTCAAGACTCCCCCGCCGCCGCTGTCGGCTCGCCGGCCCGACCTCGCGCACCTCGACGCGGTCATGGCGAAAGCGCTGGACAAGGATCCCCGCAACCGCTTCCCCACCTGCGAAGCATTCGCCCAGGCGCTGGCCGGTCACGCAACCAGCGACTCGCCGGCTCCCGCTCCGTCGGCGTCTCCCAGCAGGCCCGCGCCAGGCCCTCAGGACCCGTTGATGAGCACCTCGGCATTCGACGTCGCCGCCGACCTGGAGCGCAACCCGGCGAATCACACCATGCGGCTGACCGCGACGACCGTGCAGGGAACCGCCGCCGACGTCCGCAAGCAGCCCGCCCGGCCCCCGCACGACGAGGAGGTCTGGACCTTCACGGTGCACCAGCACGGGCAGACCAACCAGCTCGGCGCCCGCGTCCCGGTGGAACTGCGGGGCACGTCGATCGTCGGGCGACTCGCCGACGGCGACGTGGTCGAGGTGCAGGGCATGTGGGACGGCAGCACGCTGCTCGGCGAATCGGTGCTCAACCACTCCGCGCCGTCCGGCCGGCGACGCGCCCCGGGGCCCTTCGCGGTGCGCTCCAACAAACCCGAACCGACGCCGTCCCCGACTCGGCGGCGCGGACGCGCCGTCGTCGCCGCGGTCGCGGTGGTCGCCGTGGCCGCACTGGTGCTGACCGCTGTGCTGACCCACGGGTTCGGGCTGTGGTCACCGCAGCGTGGCCCGGGTCCGGTGGTTCAGCCCACTCAGGCCACCGTCTTCTCGCCCGGCGGCGCGCCGGACCATCCCGACGAGGCCGATCTGGTGATCGACGGCAATCCCGACACGGCGTGGCACAGCGACACCTACGTCGACCCCGAACCGTTCCCCGTGTTCAAGCAGGGCATCGGTTTGATGCTGCAACTGCCTGAACCCACCGCAATCGGCGCGGTGACCCTTGACGTCGCCAGCACCGGTACCGAGGTGCAGATCCGCGCCGCCGACAGCACCGATCCGGCCAGCCTCTCCGATACCACCGAGTTGACCTCCGACGTGCCGCTGCAGTCGGGTGAGAACCGCATCCCCGTCGACAGCGACACCCGCACCGAACACCTTCTGGTGTGGATCTCGAAGCTGGGCACGATCGACGGACAGAGCCGCACCGAAATCTCCGACATCACGGTGCAGGCTGCCGGCTGA
- a CDS encoding alpha/beta hydrolase fold domain-containing protein, protein MTLVHDPEVLAAMLAAPPPPDPTPPPVGDIATRRRNATANFDMIGAAYPAVAGVTVERDVLVTADGAELALLWYQPDVTESAGGAALYLHGGGMILDLEHTGRGYDAVVRSDVAHSKVPMLMVDYRAAPEHPHPTPAEDCYAALGWLAERAGQLGVDPARLAVVGDSAGGALAAAVALMARDRGCPSLALQLLVYPMLDDRTTVPDPQIPVEGMVWTYDDNRTGWGALLGDRAGGPDVPSYAAPARETDLSGLPPTYLDTGDLDIFRAEIVGHAARLAAAGVATELHVYPGCPHGFEMLAPAAAVSRHAVDNRVRRLQALRDDATAE, encoded by the coding sequence ATGACGCTCGTCCACGATCCCGAGGTCCTGGCCGCGATGCTGGCCGCACCGCCGCCGCCGGATCCGACGCCGCCACCGGTCGGCGACATCGCGACGCGGCGGCGCAACGCGACCGCGAACTTCGACATGATCGGCGCCGCCTACCCCGCCGTCGCGGGTGTCACCGTCGAGCGCGATGTCCTCGTCACCGCCGACGGCGCCGAGCTCGCGCTGCTGTGGTATCAGCCCGACGTGACGGAGTCAGCCGGCGGCGCGGCGCTGTATCTGCACGGCGGCGGCATGATCCTCGACCTCGAGCACACCGGCCGCGGATACGACGCGGTCGTGCGGTCTGACGTGGCGCACAGCAAGGTGCCGATGCTGATGGTGGACTACCGGGCCGCCCCCGAGCACCCCCACCCCACGCCGGCCGAGGACTGCTACGCGGCGCTCGGGTGGCTGGCCGAGCGGGCTGGGCAACTCGGCGTGGACCCCGCTCGGCTGGCGGTGGTCGGTGACAGCGCCGGCGGGGCGCTGGCGGCCGCGGTCGCCCTGATGGCCCGTGACCGCGGATGCCCGTCGCTGGCGCTGCAGCTGTTGGTCTATCCGATGCTCGACGACCGCACCACGGTTCCCGACCCGCAGATCCCCGTCGAGGGTATGGTGTGGACCTACGACGACAACCGCACCGGGTGGGGCGCCCTTCTCGGTGATCGTGCGGGTGGCCCCGACGTGCCGTCCTACGCGGCGCCGGCGCGGGAGACGGATCTGAGCGGACTCCCGCCCACCTACCTCGACACCGGCGATCTGGACATCTTCCGGGCCGAGATCGTCGGACACGCCGCGCGGCTGGCGGCGGCCGGCGTGGCCACCGAACTCCACGTCTATCCCGGGTGCCCGCATGGATTCGAAATGCTGGCCCCCGCCGCAGCGGTGTCTCGGCACGCGGTCGACAACCGGGTGCGGCGACTGCAGGCGCTGCGCGACGACGCCACCGCCGAGTGA